AATCTAATACTGCTCCCAAATAATAGACAAGCTATTAATATTAATTATTCAGTCATAATAAACATAATTTTGTCAATAGATATATACAACCCTTACTGTACAATATCGGTTTATTTTGTATTATTATTGAGTAACTGCTAAATTGGCATATTTTAAAAAAAATCATTGCACTTTCATTGTAGTATCAGGTACTATCTCACAATATATTAGTTCAAAACTAAAAAGGAGGAAATAGACTTTATGAAGTTTACACACACGTTAGTATGCTTAGCGATAGCTCTATTGCTATTGCCAACAGCTTCATATGCTATAGTTGATTTTGGCATGTATGGTGGATATACATTTGCTGGAAAAATAGACAACCCCACTATCAGTAATGCCGATACAAACGGCTGGCAATATGGATTTATTGGACACCTCAACGGCTCAGTAATTCCCATGGTGTTGAGTATGGGAATTGGTGGATTTTATCAGAAGTCACCACTGCAATATACTGTTGCTGGTAAAGATTTTGACCTTACAAAGACCATGTACGGCATTGATGCGATAGTCATGTTAGAATTGCCTATCCTTATTCATCCGTATGCAAGGGCAGGAATTGCAATAAACGAAAAAGTTGAACTGAAAACTCCTTTAGGGACATTGTCTGATGAGAAGAAATTCAATTCATATTACTTTGGCTTAGGTGCGGCATTTACAGTTTTTCCATTTGTACAGATTTTTGGTGAATATTTATACAATTACTCCAAGCTTGAAGACGATGGCACATTAAAGAGTAACTCCATTAATGTTGGAGCACGGTTAAATATTTAATTAATATAAAATTGGGGCTGCC
The sequence above is drawn from the Spirochaetota bacterium genome and encodes:
- a CDS encoding porin family protein, which gives rise to MKFTHTLVCLAIALLLLPTASYAIVDFGMYGGYTFAGKIDNPTISNADTNGWQYGFIGHLNGSVIPMVLSMGIGGFYQKSPLQYTVAGKDFDLTKTMYGIDAIVMLELPILIHPYARAGIAINEKVELKTPLGTLSDEKKFNSYYFGLGAAFTVFPFVQIFGEYLYNYSKLEDDGTLKSNSINVGARLNI